Proteins from a genomic interval of Candidatus Poribacteria bacterium:
- a CDS encoding ABC transporter ATP-binding protein, whose product MGTQTVDALRGVNFQIQRGEYISIMGPSGSGKSTLFNMIGGLDKPTEGRVYIDEVDIAQLDAYELAWLRCRKIGYIFQSFNLIPVMTALENVSLPMIFAGMSADESREKGVELLSLVGLGDRVQHKPLELSGGQQQRVAIARSLANDPAIVLADEPTGNLDTKTGLEIIALLRSLNDENGVTIITATHDHKMLDVSDRIFHMADGKVDKIETRDEIDLHVGKLDGEEVG is encoded by the coding sequence ATGGGTACGCAGACTGTAGATGCCCTCCGTGGTGTCAATTTCCAAATCCAGCGCGGTGAGTACATCTCAATCATGGGACCCTCAGGCTCAGGGAAATCAACGCTCTTTAACATGATCGGGGGCTTAGACAAACCGACCGAGGGGCGAGTCTACATTGATGAAGTGGACATCGCACAACTTGATGCGTATGAACTCGCGTGGCTCCGCTGCCGAAAGATCGGTTATATCTTCCAATCATTCAACCTCATCCCCGTCATGACAGCACTCGAAAACGTCTCACTTCCGATGATCTTCGCGGGTATGAGTGCCGATGAAAGCAGAGAGAAAGGTGTCGAACTCCTTAGCCTCGTTGGACTCGGTGACCGCGTGCAACACAAACCGTTAGAACTCTCCGGTGGACAGCAGCAGCGTGTTGCAATCGCACGCTCGCTCGCGAACGACCCAGCGATCGTTCTCGCCGATGAACCAACGGGAAACCTTGATACCAAAACCGGGTTAGAGATCATAGCACTACTCCGTAGCCTTAATGATGAAAACGGTGTGACCATTATCACAGCAACGCACGACCATAAGATGTTAGATGTCTCCGATCGTATTTTCCACATGGCAGATGGCAAAGTAGACAAAATCGAAACACGCGATGAAATTGATCTCCATGTTGGGAAATTAGACGGCGAGGAAGTGGGTTAA
- a CDS encoding zinc-binding dehydrogenase, translating into MKAIVFSEQGSTEVLQYTDVPKPTLDANEVLVKVEACAVNYLDLHARRNRPEIAEKFQRGETPHILGSDIAGTIVKIGDAARGVAIGDRVVLAPCIPCKVCSDCHSGAENLCDTQELIGFQTNGGYAEYVKAPAQNAIQIPDALSFVNAAAMPIAYLTAWHMLMTRAQLRPEDDVLILGVGGGVGSAGLQIAKLSGARVFATASSDEKLARARKMGADVTINYKDIDFSEVVLDVTDGRGVDIVLEHVGAATWEQSIASLAKNGRLVSCGVTTGNIGTINIRKLYQKQLTVMGSALGTVTELRTLVQLAGQRKLEPIIDRVLPLHRADEAHLLLENRQNFGKICLCPTR; encoded by the coding sequence ATGAAAGCGATTGTTTTCTCAGAACAAGGTAGCACAGAGGTACTTCAGTATACAGACGTGCCGAAACCGACACTTGATGCTAACGAGGTATTAGTTAAAGTCGAAGCCTGTGCGGTGAATTATCTGGACCTTCACGCCCGACGGAACCGACCAGAGATTGCGGAGAAGTTTCAACGGGGCGAGACACCGCATATACTTGGCTCCGACATCGCTGGGACAATTGTTAAAATTGGAGACGCGGCACGCGGCGTAGCCATTGGGGATCGGGTTGTCCTCGCGCCATGTATCCCGTGCAAGGTCTGTAGCGACTGCCACAGCGGCGCGGAAAACCTGTGCGACACGCAAGAACTCATCGGTTTCCAAACGAATGGTGGATACGCAGAATATGTGAAAGCACCCGCTCAAAACGCTATCCAGATACCGGACGCGCTGTCCTTCGTTAATGCCGCTGCGATGCCGATCGCCTATCTTACAGCATGGCACATGCTTATGACGCGGGCACAACTTCGCCCTGAGGACGATGTTTTAATTCTTGGTGTAGGCGGTGGTGTCGGAAGTGCGGGGTTGCAGATCGCGAAGTTGAGTGGTGCCAGAGTCTTTGCCACAGCAAGCAGCGATGAGAAACTTGCACGCGCACGGAAAATGGGTGCGGACGTTACGATTAACTACAAGGATATAGACTTCTCAGAGGTGGTACTCGACGTAACAGATGGGCGAGGGGTAGATATTGTTCTTGAGCACGTTGGGGCTGCAACATGGGAACAGAGTATCGCGAGCCTTGCTAAAAACGGGAGGCTCGTTTCGTGTGGCGTAACAACAGGCAATATCGGAACAATTAACATCCGAAAGTTATATCAGAAGCAGCTCACAGTGATGGGATCTGCCCTCGGCACGGTGACTGAACTCCGAACGCTCGTCCAACTCGCTGGACAACGGAAACTCGAACCCATTATTGACCGAGTTCTGCCACTCCATCGTGCGGATGAGGCACACCTGTTGTTGGAGAATCGCCAAAATTTTGGAAAAATTTGCCTCTGTCCTACCCGCTAA
- a CDS encoding LysM peptidoglycan-binding domain-containing protein: protein MQSAAIQIRDDLSIGNIRKDLARLSSLDSRVTGYPQAASGSKYIFDRFAEIGLQNVESREFSVTVPVDHRDSVVEVLSAENTVLHTFKLTPLWPNLVRTSLLADGIKHTVLADETLEDIASSYQVPEATILANERNKFLPTPIVEGSTVFVPTGGLSGPLLYGDDGELADFNGTSIGGFWYKLQDGDTLTALARRYRITEASITDDILNEHLQKASDGIDNDEDGTIDEYGEIPLLSEILGWATDGIDNDADGWTDENPGDATDGIDNNNDGQVDETGEFVAASESHIFIPKGAIVLLDFNSSTRYINAAMLGGTAVIFIEPETTIRGEAENKFGTVPANIPRFWLSKEDADVLTNLLESEQAQGNQVNVRVRGKMTWERRVGQNIRGFLEGGDPTLRDELIVLTAYYDSMSVVPAMAPGADPTCGIATLMELARLFSQPQYRPGYSVLFVAIDGHFQGLAGMRAFMEGIGQDIVGSATDSPGTPTMHGLRRGLSTDIIEFEELGRRLLLSIDRSVLVDLPAYFFHGIHRVKADLDSLGTTLDGLSETRSEIENLTAQQRDFSERQKKQTDRNRKREKQGFTGEEKSRLLVNLARSKKESLQTTHFLRDIVQRLTEVRTVALDTSRSAQRELIETLALPIARLDIWAVEKLIRAIETGTINEYATHPNHAYLLPVQQGSDWQIPVPEDLPQELMPDLEMLNKTLANWELSDKSKFTLMWTPEKILDRHLDLHSLNKVKDARSVLRDAADSQEVAIQREVQLLEKVLAQIPDSQPIEDEIKTSIRKLKETPMGKLSGDSPIYGGKFLSKAGLERLNTIDTQLRQRLTESEDTADITILIADILKDKQGIFEIALRNARLEQTRIQHLIATAGTLGREYLDEERLILENYLSEEEVEKALSLRSRIASHISETALLAIVKKRADADIIALENLFERLPTLDTDLDDETKVLLRDNLLTLRNARFRNIQSRVEKMLRIDTNEYNRKLGQIEAAIALQDLFNRYYTSLYISIDLSSQSNQFGVFNKGWFYDQQPEFVLRREFASIGNKLASYAEDADFGVRVRKLWQWTDDQIRQAVLTRQWTVANGISDKAALEGKTLETLLSSHFNKLTGLSGVSRLMKMQFEQWRNQGEPSEDMLKDMDYIRKEVERFIRNDVRTAKKNRKNNIRTREQLDAMLRLRYEDPDTFSEDEIEDIRTLISIAGLGGESNFVNAISASGGKTWKTYIPGKIAFDSEVATLVGKTGIAFATIEDARVLTDTPLDTIERVDLQEDGNLHQQAQTLASLLIQALRDEEMPTAARVGNFYCNLFGDVVEFDARESALPNKPVPYPILTLRRKHKSMMGVRGDLFVMGDNKGNFEVAGLAMEGRATRRLGGAQEVEAYILDPDSGDIVYAPDLGNYGAKLLPNKVPINTRRRGCRVVAFPCVSTTIYDLVDQRYLRTLRELEVYDALTDSAPEKFGMSKPWQQEGVSAAEPIALVYSEPNTRIKVGMAYGQIGKRLLLIKATKSGMKNPTLYTGEGFVVRENGQIRLTPYVVVRDMWWLDENRSRLYKRFGISSDRLDKLHQFANEYLARAETELLQSDYQQALKLARAAWGYESRAYPDVKQTGNDVVNGVMFYLALLMPFAYFMERLIFGFPNIHKQIIGSFGIFLLVFFFLSQVHPAFQITTTPVIILIAFVVLALTVIVISIIVRKFEEQLEKIRQEGNKVYKADVGRLSASAAAFSLGISNMRKRKGRTILTCCTLVILTFTVISFTSVRTFMHPNRTSLPQVTPRYTGLLIRDQYWRPLEEPVLTSVLNDMQKTQITLTALERLLERKNELLVKQGQQPIDIPAATAALEQGGFIEQVDEESIVTVRNVVAPRAWYQSSGTGDQSFVQLTRTPNPADSSPPTHQLTGEALTFAANMLVGMNEAEPGVSGIDRYLQYGKWFNPADAHEWPTEWPYAIVLPKGMAELLKITESDMGKATVSVYGADFTVVGVLGIGFKDLTDNDGEELTPVDYQLMQQQRSRGATGDETLEGELQKYLHLTPDSIAILPYEVVMNQGGTLRSVAVNMEPRDDDPKLLGAIDKLDLIMAPLMNRIALDFFVGRDKDTYLYSSIGMTSFSGMGNLFVPILIAALIVLNTMLGAVYERVREISIYSSVGLAPVHIAFLFLAEACVYAIVGAVLGYLMGQAIATTLVHFGWLAGLTLNYSSMSTVVATIIVMAVVLLSTMYPAIKASRMAVPDIERKWKLPEPEGDVWHFNLPFTVLEEEALGLNVFMRDYFEAHADESASDFYTDQVAFSQLEAEDSYQIGMMVWLAPYDLGVSQSIQFVTSPAGGEEEDLYKITLDVHRESGEIASWKRVNRRFLNLLRKQLLIWRTFSVDVRSEFHERGRTEGTDSSAEETAQMEPAPTPAD from the coding sequence ATGCAATCTGCAGCCATTCAGATTCGGGATGACCTCTCTATCGGCAACATTCGAAAGGACCTTGCACGCCTCTCAAGCCTTGATAGCCGCGTAACAGGCTATCCGCAAGCTGCGAGTGGTAGTAAATACATCTTTGACCGGTTCGCTGAGATCGGCTTGCAAAACGTGGAAAGCCGAGAATTCTCTGTGACTGTGCCGGTCGACCACAGAGACAGTGTTGTTGAAGTGCTCTCCGCTGAAAACACTGTGCTGCACACCTTTAAACTTACACCACTCTGGCCCAACCTCGTTCGTACCTCCCTGTTAGCAGATGGTATTAAACATACCGTTTTAGCTGACGAAACACTTGAAGATATAGCCTCAAGCTACCAAGTCCCTGAAGCGACTATTCTCGCAAACGAACGGAACAAATTTTTACCAACCCCTATCGTTGAAGGGAGTACAGTTTTCGTTCCAACAGGTGGTTTGTCCGGCCCCCTCCTTTATGGTGATGATGGCGAACTTGCTGATTTCAACGGCACAAGCATCGGTGGATTCTGGTATAAACTTCAAGATGGAGACACTCTCACAGCTCTTGCCCGCCGCTACCGCATCACCGAAGCCAGCATTACTGACGACATACTCAACGAACACCTGCAAAAAGCATCCGACGGTATTGATAATGATGAAGACGGTACCATTGACGAATATGGCGAAATACCGCTGCTCTCGGAAATTCTGGGATGGGCAACAGATGGTATTGACAACGATGCAGATGGTTGGACGGATGAAAACCCTGGCGACGCTACCGATGGAATCGATAACAACAACGATGGACAGGTCGATGAAACAGGCGAGTTCGTCGCCGCGAGCGAATCACACATCTTCATCCCGAAAGGTGCTATAGTCCTCCTTGACTTTAACTCCAGTACCCGTTACATCAACGCCGCGATGCTCGGTGGCACGGCTGTCATCTTTATTGAACCCGAAACCACTATTCGAGGGGAAGCAGAAAACAAGTTCGGTACCGTCCCCGCCAACATACCGCGATTTTGGCTTTCCAAAGAAGACGCGGATGTTCTCACCAATCTACTTGAATCGGAACAGGCGCAAGGGAATCAGGTTAATGTCCGTGTTAGAGGTAAGATGACGTGGGAACGCCGTGTTGGACAGAACATACGCGGATTTTTAGAAGGTGGAGACCCGACGCTACGCGACGAACTCATTGTCCTTACCGCTTATTATGACTCTATGTCTGTTGTGCCCGCAATGGCACCCGGTGCAGATCCGACGTGTGGTATCGCAACCTTGATGGAACTCGCTCGCCTCTTTAGTCAACCCCAGTATCGCCCGGGCTACTCCGTCCTCTTTGTCGCAATTGACGGACATTTTCAAGGACTTGCTGGAATGCGTGCTTTTATGGAAGGTATCGGACAAGACATTGTGGGGTCTGCCACAGACTCACCGGGTACGCCAACAATGCATGGACTCCGCCGAGGGCTTTCTACTGATATCATTGAATTTGAAGAATTGGGCAGAAGACTCCTACTCTCCATTGACCGGAGCGTCCTCGTTGATCTCCCTGCCTATTTCTTCCACGGTATACATCGGGTAAAGGCTGATTTGGACTCGCTCGGAACAACGCTTGACGGTTTGTCAGAGACGCGCTCTGAAATCGAAAACCTCACCGCGCAACAGCGGGACTTCTCAGAACGCCAAAAGAAACAAACAGATAGAAACCGAAAACGTGAGAAGCAAGGCTTCACGGGTGAAGAAAAGAGTCGCTTGTTGGTAAATCTTGCACGCTCAAAGAAAGAGTCCCTGCAAACGACCCACTTTCTCCGAGACATCGTTCAAAGATTAACTGAAGTTCGCACTGTTGCACTTGACACAAGTCGATCCGCACAGCGCGAATTGATTGAAACGCTCGCGCTCCCGATAGCTCGCCTCGATATATGGGCGGTAGAGAAACTCATTCGCGCCATAGAAACCGGCACCATTAATGAATATGCTACACATCCAAATCACGCATACCTCCTCCCCGTACAACAAGGTTCAGATTGGCAAATTCCTGTGCCAGAAGACCTCCCGCAAGAACTCATGCCTGACCTTGAGATGCTTAACAAAACCCTTGCAAACTGGGAACTGAGCGACAAGAGCAAATTTACCTTGATGTGGACCCCCGAGAAAATACTCGACCGGCATCTTGACCTACACTCACTCAATAAAGTGAAAGACGCACGCAGTGTTTTACGCGATGCTGCCGACTCCCAAGAAGTCGCAATCCAACGAGAGGTCCAATTACTTGAAAAGGTTCTCGCACAAATACCTGACAGCCAACCGATTGAAGACGAGATCAAAACAAGCATTCGGAAACTCAAGGAAACACCGATGGGCAAACTGAGCGGTGATTCTCCGATTTATGGCGGTAAATTTTTGTCGAAAGCCGGACTTGAACGACTCAATACTATTGACACCCAACTTCGCCAGCGGTTAACCGAATCTGAAGACACCGCTGATATCACTATATTAATAGCAGACATTCTCAAGGACAAACAAGGTATCTTTGAAATTGCACTTCGGAACGCCCGACTGGAACAAACACGCATCCAGCACTTGATCGCAACAGCGGGAACATTAGGGCGGGAATATTTGGATGAAGAACGCCTCATTTTGGAAAATTATCTCTCAGAGGAAGAAGTCGAAAAGGCACTTTCGCTACGCTCTCGCATCGCATCACATATTAGCGAAACAGCACTATTAGCAATCGTCAAAAAGCGAGCGGACGCAGATATTATCGCACTCGAAAACCTCTTTGAACGGTTACCCACATTAGATACCGATTTGGATGACGAGACCAAGGTGCTCCTACGTGATAATCTACTAACCCTACGAAACGCACGTTTCCGAAACATTCAGAGCCGCGTTGAAAAAATGTTGCGCATTGACACCAACGAATACAATCGGAAACTCGGACAGATCGAGGCGGCTATTGCCCTCCAAGATCTGTTTAACCGCTACTACACCTCCCTCTATATTAGCATTGACCTCTCTTCACAGTCGAATCAGTTCGGGGTGTTCAACAAGGGATGGTTCTACGATCAACAGCCCGAATTTGTTCTGCGACGTGAATTTGCAAGTATCGGCAATAAACTTGCCTCTTACGCTGAAGATGCCGATTTCGGTGTCCGTGTTCGTAAACTTTGGCAGTGGACAGACGACCAAATCCGACAAGCCGTGTTGACCCGTCAATGGACGGTCGCAAACGGAATCTCTGACAAAGCCGCCCTTGAAGGAAAAACGCTTGAAACACTGTTGAGTTCGCACTTCAACAAACTCACAGGACTCAGCGGTGTGAGTCGACTCATGAAGATGCAGTTTGAGCAGTGGCGCAATCAAGGCGAACCCTCTGAGGATATGCTCAAAGATATGGATTATATCCGTAAAGAGGTAGAGCGTTTCATTCGAAACGATGTCCGTACAGCAAAGAAAAATCGGAAGAACAATATCCGTACACGTGAACAGTTAGATGCCATGCTTCGACTTCGGTATGAAGATCCAGATACCTTCTCCGAGGACGAAATTGAGGACATTAGAACCCTCATTTCAATTGCGGGTCTCGGTGGCGAGTCGAACTTTGTTAACGCCATCTCCGCAAGTGGTGGAAAGACTTGGAAAACCTATATACCGGGTAAGATCGCCTTTGACAGCGAGGTAGCGACACTTGTTGGAAAAACTGGCATCGCTTTTGCGACTATTGAAGATGCCCGTGTTTTAACGGATACGCCGCTCGATACAATTGAACGCGTCGATTTGCAGGAAGATGGCAACCTCCATCAACAAGCGCAGACACTGGCATCACTACTTATCCAAGCCCTCCGCGATGAAGAGATGCCCACTGCAGCACGCGTCGGAAATTTCTACTGTAACCTCTTCGGCGATGTCGTTGAATTCGATGCGCGCGAGTCCGCACTACCGAACAAACCGGTGCCTTATCCTATTTTGACACTCCGCAGAAAGCACAAATCCATGATGGGTGTGCGTGGTGATCTGTTTGTGATGGGCGATAACAAGGGGAACTTTGAGGTCGCTGGATTAGCCATGGAAGGCAGAGCAACACGTCGCCTCGGTGGTGCCCAAGAGGTCGAAGCATACATTCTTGATCCGGATTCCGGGGACATCGTCTATGCCCCGGACTTGGGGAATTACGGTGCGAAACTGCTACCGAATAAAGTTCCAATCAATACCCGCAGACGCGGGTGTCGTGTCGTTGCGTTCCCTTGCGTGTCTACAACTATCTACGACTTGGTGGACCAACGGTATCTACGGACATTGCGAGAGCTTGAAGTCTACGACGCACTCACCGATAGCGCGCCAGAGAAGTTCGGAATGTCCAAACCGTGGCAGCAGGAAGGGGTCTCCGCAGCTGAACCCATTGCCCTCGTCTATAGCGAACCGAACACTCGCATTAAAGTCGGAATGGCTTACGGACAGATCGGCAAACGTCTCCTACTCATTAAGGCGACAAAGAGCGGTATGAAGAACCCGACGCTTTACACCGGCGAAGGGTTTGTCGTCCGTGAAAATGGACAGATCCGTCTTACACCCTACGTCGTTGTTCGTGATATGTGGTGGCTTGATGAGAACCGATCGCGACTCTATAAACGGTTCGGTATCTCCAGCGACCGCCTCGATAAACTCCATCAATTCGCGAATGAATACCTCGCACGCGCGGAGACCGAGCTGCTTCAAAGCGATTACCAACAGGCACTTAAACTCGCACGTGCCGCGTGGGGTTACGAATCACGCGCATATCCAGATGTCAAACAGACGGGTAACGATGTCGTTAACGGCGTAATGTTCTATCTTGCCTTGCTGATGCCGTTTGCCTACTTTATGGAACGGCTCATCTTCGGTTTCCCGAACATCCACAAGCAGATTATCGGATCGTTTGGTATCTTTCTACTTGTGTTTTTCTTCTTAAGCCAAGTTCACCCTGCCTTCCAGATTACGACGACCCCTGTGATTATTTTGATTGCTTTCGTTGTACTTGCCTTAACCGTTATCGTTATCAGTATTATTGTCCGGAAATTTGAGGAGCAACTCGAAAAAATCCGCCAAGAAGGGAACAAGGTTTATAAAGCTGATGTCGGCAGGTTGAGTGCAAGCGCAGCAGCGTTTAGTTTGGGTATTTCCAATATGCGAAAACGAAAAGGACGTACGATCCTGACCTGCTGCACGTTGGTCATCCTTACCTTTACGGTCATCTCGTTTACGTCCGTGCGGACGTTTATGCATCCGAATAGAACGAGTTTGCCGCAGGTGACACCGCGCTATACAGGACTTCTTATCCGTGACCAATACTGGCGCCCACTTGAAGAACCGGTGCTTACCTCTGTGCTAAATGACATGCAGAAAACGCAGATCACACTCACAGCCTTAGAAAGACTGCTGGAGCGTAAGAACGAACTGCTCGTTAAGCAGGGACAACAACCGATTGACATTCCAGCAGCAACTGCCGCTTTAGAACAAGGGGGTTTCATTGAACAGGTAGACGAAGAATCGATTGTGACTGTCCGGAACGTCGTAGCTCCGCGTGCGTGGTATCAGTCTTCAGGCACAGGGGATCAATCATTTGTTCAACTTACACGTACGCCAAACCCGGCAGATTCATCACCACCGACACATCAACTCACCGGTGAAGCGTTGACGTTCGCGGCAAACATGCTCGTCGGTATGAACGAAGCAGAACCAGGGGTCAGCGGTATTGACAGGTACCTCCAATACGGAAAATGGTTCAACCCGGCAGATGCCCATGAATGGCCCACAGAGTGGCCCTACGCCATTGTGCTGCCCAAAGGGATGGCAGAATTGCTGAAAATCACCGAAAGCGATATGGGGAAAGCGACCGTCTCTGTTTACGGTGCCGACTTCACCGTTGTTGGTGTACTCGGGATCGGTTTCAAAGACCTGACCGATAACGATGGTGAGGAACTCACACCTGTTGACTATCAATTGATGCAACAGCAGCGGAGCCGCGGTGCTACTGGTGATGAAACCCTTGAAGGTGAATTACAGAAATATCTCCATCTCACACCAGACAGTATTGCCATTCTCCCTTATGAGGTCGTTATGAACCAAGGCGGGACGCTCCGAAGCGTCGCTGTTAATATGGAACCGAGAGATGACGACCCGAAATTGCTCGGCGCGATAGATAAGTTGGACCTCATCATGGCACCACTTATGAACCGCATCGCACTTGATTTCTTTGTCGGGCGTGATAAAGACACATACCTCTACAGCAGTATCGGGATGACGAGTTTCAGTGGGATGGGCAACCTATTTGTTCCAATCTTAATCGCAGCACTTATCGTGCTCAACACCATGCTTGGCGCCGTCTATGAACGGGTTCGTGAAATTAGTATTTACAGTTCTGTGGGCCTCGCGCCTGTGCATATCGCCTTCCTCTTCCTTGCAGAGGCGTGCGTCTATGCGATTGTCGGCGCGGTGTTAGGCTACCTCATGGGACAAGCAATAGCGACAACTCTCGTGCATTTCGGTTGGCTTGCCGGATTGACGCTCAATTACTCATCAATGTCAACTGTTGTTGCAACGATTATCGTCATGGCTGTGGTGCTGCTGAGTACCATGTACCCAGCAATTAAAGCATCACGGATGGCTGTTCCTGATATTGAACGTAAATGGAAACTCCCTGAACCTGAGGGCGACGTATGGCATTTCAATCTGCCTTTCACCGTCCTTGAAGAAGAAGCACTTGGGTTGAACGTCTTTATGCGAGATTACTTTGAGGCGCACGCAGACGAATCCGCCAGCGACTTCTACACGGATCAGGTTGCTTTCAGTCAACTGGAAGCAGAGGATTCCTATCAAATCGGGATGATGGTATGGTTAGCACCTTATGATTTGGGTGTGAGTCAGTCTATTCAATTCGTCACATCCCCAGCGGGTGGTGAAGAGGAGGACCTCTACAAGATTACGTTGGATGTACATCGCGAGAGTGGTGAGATCGCCTCTTGGAAGCGAGTGAATCGACGGTTCCTCAACCTACTGCGGAAACAACTCCTGATTTGGCGGACGTTTAGTGTCGATGTTCGATCAGAGTTCCATGAACGCGGCAGAACTGAAGGCACAGATAGTTCGGCGGAAGAAACAGCACAGATGGAACCAGCACCAACTCCAGCAGATTAA
- a CDS encoding PqqD family protein, translated as MLNRILYALKIKKRPDVDRTQVMKSFPVRNQLITWEIDDKGEASLVIPQKDKLWLRLAGKLFMLPNKRVIVLDSIGTYVWQMCDGKHTISQIIKGVQKQYQLTRKEAETSLFTFMQQLGKRNFIGFAIPNQQQNAPATPEPEPAKPGFLGSLLRR; from the coding sequence ATGCTAAATAGAATCTTATACGCCCTCAAAATTAAGAAGCGTCCCGATGTGGACCGGACTCAGGTGATGAAGTCGTTTCCTGTGCGGAACCAACTCATAACTTGGGAAATAGACGATAAAGGCGAAGCCTCACTCGTCATTCCACAGAAAGATAAACTCTGGCTTCGACTCGCCGGTAAACTCTTTATGCTCCCTAATAAACGGGTGATCGTATTGGATTCTATCGGAACGTATGTGTGGCAGATGTGCGATGGCAAGCATACAATTTCGCAGATTATAAAGGGAGTCCAAAAACAGTACCAGTTGACTCGTAAAGAGGCAGAAACATCGCTCTTTACGTTCATGCAGCAACTCGGCAAACGGAACTTTATAGGGTTTGCTATTCCGAACCAACAACAGAATGCACCAGCAACACCGGAGCCGGAACCCGCTAAACCGGGATTTTTGGGATCCCTATTGAGACGGTAA
- a CDS encoding nucleotidyltransferase domain-containing protein — protein MHQEYLNALVDKAASDAHILASWLEGSFGRGAADRYSDIDIHLLVAKENKEAFQQGLESWLSDIQPLVLFRDTFPGQMITCITTIGLRLDVWIHVGNTISLERNSVRVLSAVEGCIQFKAACRNDEPQDVAPTLKQHINEFWRVLAILPTVLGREEHIAGFMGTTFVVTSLTEVLIIGNGKQRDRGVKNINVFLPQALREEIEIALTMQGIDRDSIARAHLRLATIMQRCGPDIAEQHGLTYPFALEEAVLNYISRELQTLGLFDCLGELHRL, from the coding sequence ATGCACCAAGAATACCTGAATGCGCTTGTAGATAAAGCCGCGTCAGACGCGCATATTTTGGCATCATGGCTCGAAGGGAGCTTCGGAAGGGGTGCCGCCGATAGATATTCAGATATCGATATCCATTTATTAGTTGCCAAAGAGAATAAGGAAGCTTTCCAACAGGGACTGGAATCTTGGTTATCCGACATTCAGCCGTTGGTTCTCTTTAGAGATACATTCCCCGGACAGATGATAACCTGTATCACGACAATAGGCTTGCGGCTTGATGTTTGGATACATGTAGGAAATACAATTTCCCTTGAGCGTAACAGTGTTCGCGTGTTATCTGCCGTTGAAGGTTGTATCCAATTTAAAGCGGCGTGTAGAAACGACGAACCGCAGGATGTTGCACCAACATTAAAGCAGCACATCAACGAGTTCTGGCGTGTACTTGCCATCCTTCCTACAGTTTTGGGACGTGAGGAGCACATCGCTGGATTTATGGGGACTACATTTGTCGTGACATCGCTCACAGAGGTGTTAATTATAGGAAATGGAAAACAGAGGGATAGAGGTGTAAAGAACATCAATGTGTTCTTACCGCAAGCACTTAGGGAGGAAATTGAGATTGCCCTAACAATGCAAGGCATTGATAGAGACAGTATTGCGAGAGCACATCTCCGGTTGGCAACCATTATGCAACGTTGTGGACCGGACATTGCAGAACAGCACGGACTTACTTACCCTTTTGCCTTGGAAGAGGCTGTCCTCAATTATATCTCCAGAGAATTACAGACATTAGGACTTTTTGATTGCTTAGGTGAATTACATAGGCTTTAG
- a CDS encoding helix-turn-helix domain-containing protein: MAKESKDSSTDKVISRIKLRRRELELTQTELAKVANLTPAAISQFESGARKPSFRTLSSLSDALKVTTDYLLGKTEKSYGDLLADPKMSAMFRGMMEFSEKDKETLYEFYEFLRTKAEAQKTEELSSNEE, encoded by the coding sequence GTGGCAAAAGAATCAAAGGACTCAAGTACTGACAAGGTTATCTCACGTATAAAACTGCGTCGTCGTGAATTGGAGTTAACGCAAACAGAACTCGCAAAAGTGGCGAATCTAACGCCTGCTGCAATCTCGCAATTTGAATCGGGAGCCAGAAAACCTTCGTTTAGGACGCTTTCAAGCCTTTCTGATGCCTTGAAGGTTACGACCGATTACCTCCTTGGAAAAACTGAAAAAAGTTACGGCGATCTCTTAGCCGATCCGAAGATGAGTGCTATGTTCAGGGGCATGATGGAATTTTCGGAGAAGGATAAGGAAACACTCTACGAATTCTACGAATTTCTCAGAACGAAAGCAGAAGCACAGAAGACAGAAGAACTCTCCTCAAACGAAGAATAG